The Cyclobacteriaceae bacterium genome includes a region encoding these proteins:
- a CDS encoding HNH endonuclease has translation MRILKKYDIQQRERENGTKSFWDFFFTGYDKGTFFIYQLKPELKDALEECGLTDNIKPISIQRAYLFAWNPNNWHQWTDPKNVPYIEDNVEELKNTGKVTLMWSCRSHKSIRPGDRAFLVRLGSIPRGIMASGKVVSEPFLSPHWSGVDKDVPRVLIEFDVLLNPDKDPILTLDNLDSGNLVNQNWTPQSSGISIKSEIVDELEEEWFEFLKTQDIRYNPFLEAADATKTFIEGAATQVTQTRYERNTQARKECLKHYGYSCMVCDFNFEKYYGNIGYQFIHVHHLTQVSDKKQEYKVNPIEDLRPVCPNCHAMLHKDNPPLTIEELKTQLKSN, from the coding sequence ATGCGGATACTAAAGAAATACGACATCCAGCAACGTGAACGAGAGAATGGCACAAAATCATTTTGGGACTTTTTTTTCACAGGTTATGACAAAGGGACTTTTTTCATTTACCAACTCAAACCCGAACTCAAAGATGCTTTAGAAGAATGCGGATTAACTGACAACATAAAACCTATTTCAATACAACGCGCGTATTTATTTGCTTGGAATCCCAACAACTGGCACCAATGGACAGACCCAAAGAACGTTCCGTATATTGAGGACAATGTTGAAGAATTAAAAAACACAGGTAAGGTTACGTTGATGTGGAGTTGCCGCAGTCACAAAAGCATCCGGCCAGGTGACAGAGCTTTTTTAGTAAGACTTGGTTCTATTCCAAGAGGAATTATGGCATCGGGCAAAGTAGTGTCAGAACCATTCTTATCACCGCATTGGAGTGGCGTGGACAAAGATGTTCCAAGAGTTTTAATAGAGTTTGATGTTTTGCTCAACCCTGACAAAGATCCAATTCTTACTCTTGACAATCTTGACAGTGGAAATTTGGTCAACCAAAATTGGACACCACAATCCTCTGGAATATCAATTAAATCAGAGATTGTTGACGAACTTGAAGAAGAATGGTTTGAGTTTTTGAAAACGCAAGACATTCGCTACAATCCATTTTTAGAAGCGGCAGACGCAACAAAAACATTTATTGAAGGCGCAGCAACACAAGTAACGCAGACACGTTATGAGCGAAACACGCAAGCAAGAAAAGAATGTTTAAAACATTACGGATATAGTTGCATGGTTTGTGACTTTAACTTTGAAAAATATTATGGCAACATCGGTTATCAGTTTATACACGTTCATCACCTGACACAGGTATCAGATAAAAAGCAAGAGTATAAAGTAAATCCTATTGAGGACTTACGACCTGTCTGCCCAAACTGTCATGCTATGTTGCACAAGGACAATCCACCGCTCACGATTGAAGAATTAAAGACTCAACTAAAATCAAACTGA
- a CDS encoding YceI family protein — protein sequence MMKHNNKLSITYLLLIITPLFFGCGGPVKKENKINASASPVTTLGQKYSIDTKESVVTWKGSSVKGGHAGYVYISVGELMIQNGQLVGGAAEVDMSTIEGDDHRSDNNLINHLKDADFFDVKKFPIATIVLTRVASINTENKEITGNLTIKGITHPVTFPVRVEMKDGIVKASGKLIIDRTQWDVRYKSRKFFDNLKDQAIADDIEFEIKIVAKK from the coding sequence ATGATGAAACACAACAACAAGCTATCGATCACTTACCTGCTTTTAATTATTACTCCTTTGTTCTTTGGTTGCGGTGGACCTGTAAAAAAGGAAAATAAAATCAATGCATCGGCAAGCCCGGTAACCACCCTGGGACAAAAATATAGTATAGATACGAAGGAAAGTGTTGTAACATGGAAAGGGTCAAGCGTTAAAGGGGGACATGCAGGGTATGTCTATATATCAGTAGGTGAATTGATGATTCAAAACGGTCAATTGGTGGGCGGTGCAGCTGAAGTAGACATGAGTACAATTGAAGGTGATGACCATAGAAGTGATAATAACCTTATTAATCATTTAAAAGATGCTGATTTTTTTGATGTTAAAAAATTTCCCATTGCTACAATCGTACTTACCAGGGTCGCATCCATAAATACTGAGAATAAGGAAATCACAGGGAACCTAACCATTAAAGGTATCACACACCCCGTTACTTTTCCGGTCAGGGTGGAAATGAAAGACGGAATTGTCAAAGCCAGTGGTAAGCTGATCATTGATCGGACACAATGGGATGTCCGGTATAAATCCAGAAAGTTCTTTGATAACTTAAAGGATCAGGCTATTGCGGATGACATTGAATTCGAAATAAAGATTGTAGCAAAGAAATAA
- a CDS encoding alpha/beta hydrolase produces MSTFLNRAKYYIVFFLLFSLQSKAQNVELFNHVSNEVITIPSKVLNQERQIYIHVPKQVPANSNGTFPVLYLLDGENHFHILSAYIDYLSHYEIIPPIMVVGIISKDRRRDLTPTKSTIDYFGKNDSTYKTSGGNQNFLHFMLEELMPYIEKNYKAGSYKIFAGHSFGGITTINCMLTRPDMFNAYIAISPSLWWDNKYILKLVENKLTQSVPLNKRFFYSVGNEGIKDPNSFHTDVLKLDSLIVNRTPKGLLYKFKSYPEESHMSEPIVAYYDALRFIYQDWTPSVKK; encoded by the coding sequence ATGTCAACCTTTCTCAATCGGGCAAAATATTACATAGTATTTTTCTTGCTTTTCTCATTGCAATCCAAAGCGCAAAATGTTGAGTTATTTAATCACGTATCTAATGAAGTAATTACAATACCCTCCAAGGTGCTAAACCAGGAACGTCAGATTTATATTCACGTTCCAAAACAAGTTCCCGCAAACTCTAATGGGACTTTTCCCGTGTTGTATTTATTGGATGGAGAAAATCATTTTCATATACTTTCTGCATACATTGACTACCTGAGCCATTATGAAATAATCCCTCCAATAATGGTTGTCGGTATTATTAGTAAAGACCGAAGAAGAGACCTTACCCCTACCAAAAGCACAATTGATTACTTTGGAAAAAACGACTCTACGTATAAGACAAGCGGTGGCAACCAGAATTTTCTTCATTTTATGCTAGAAGAACTAATGCCGTACATTGAAAAAAATTATAAAGCCGGATCATACAAAATATTCGCGGGACACTCTTTTGGTGGCATTACAACAATAAATTGCATGCTTACTCGCCCTGATATGTTTAATGCCTATATAGCAATAAGTCCTTCGCTTTGGTGGGACAATAAGTACATATTAAAACTTGTAGAAAATAAATTGACACAGTCAGTACCTCTCAACAAAAGGTTTTTTTACAGTGTTGGAAACGAAGGAATTAAAGACCCAAATTCATTTCATACTGATGTATTGAAACTTGATAGTTTGATTGTAAACAGAACACCAAAAGGGCTTTTATATAAGTTCAAGTCCTATCCTGAAGAAAGTCACATGAGTGAACCCATAGTTGCTTATTACGACGCATTACGATTTATTTATCAGGATTGGACACCCTCTGTGAAAAAATAA
- a CDS encoding alpha/beta hydrolase gives MREIYLLSGLGADKRVFDFIDLSEFSLNYLDWIEPKDKESIESYASRLLPQIKTTLPILIGVSFGGMIAVEISKLIETDKVILISSAKSKLDIPIYFRIAGNLGLNKLMPPQLLKITNGLTFWFFGTKTQGEKELLRRIIKGTDSRFLKWAVDKIVNWKNVTQIGNLTHIHGTSDKILPLKTSDFKMHNGGHLMILNRGDELSRLIKNILN, from the coding sequence ATGAGAGAGATTTATTTACTAAGTGGACTTGGTGCAGACAAAAGAGTATTTGACTTCATTGACCTCTCTGAATTCAGTTTAAATTACCTGGACTGGATCGAACCAAAAGATAAAGAATCAATTGAAAGCTATGCCAGCCGTCTCCTACCACAGATTAAAACAACTCTACCTATACTCATAGGCGTTTCATTTGGGGGCATGATAGCTGTGGAGATTTCCAAATTAATTGAGACTGATAAAGTAATCTTGATTTCATCGGCCAAGTCAAAATTGGACATCCCAATTTATTTCAGGATCGCAGGAAATCTGGGTTTAAACAAATTAATGCCCCCACAGCTTTTGAAAATCACTAACGGGCTGACGTTTTGGTTTTTCGGGACTAAGACACAAGGGGAAAAAGAATTACTAAGGAGAATTATAAAAGGGACTGACAGCAGGTTTTTAAAATGGGCTGTAGACAAGATTGTAAACTGGAAAAACGTAACTCAGATTGGGAATCTGACTCATATTCACGGGACATCAGACAAAATTTTACCTTTAAAGACATCTGACTTCAAAATGCATAATGGCGGGCATTTGATGATTCTAAATCGAGGAGATGAATTAAGCCGACTCATAAAAAATATTCTGAACTGA
- a CDS encoding DUF1801 domain-containing protein: protein MEIKSQIKELIKSQAEPKRSEMQELHDLILQLMPKCKQWYFDGKNEDGKQVAHPTIGYGEYIITYKDRTVRDFFRIGLLASPTGLAVHIMGLDDKKFLIDNYGKTIGKAKVSSYGIAFKSIKDINLEVLKEAIRYRAVLKN, encoded by the coding sequence ATGGAAATTAAATCTCAAATAAAAGAATTAATTAAAAGTCAGGCTGAACCAAAGCGGAGTGAAATGCAGGAATTGCACGATCTCATTCTTCAGTTAATGCCTAAATGCAAACAATGGTATTTTGACGGAAAAAATGAAGATGGTAAACAGGTTGCTCATCCTACTATTGGTTATGGAGAATACATCATAACCTATAAGGACAGAACCGTTAGAGACTTTTTTAGAATCGGGTTATTGGCCAGCCCGACCGGACTTGCAGTTCATATAATGGGTTTAGACGATAAAAAATTCCTGATAGATAACTATGGAAAAACGATCGGGAAAGCAAAAGTCAGTAGTTATGGTATCGCATTTAAGTCAATAAAGGATATTAATTTAGAAGTACTTAAAGAAGCAATTCGTTATAGAGCAGTGCTTAAAAATTAA
- a CDS encoding VOC family protein — MSTQKITPYLWVEKDAKAVADYYLSIFKDGKLKDSRTFDGDESGNDAGITTAVIEIAGMEFSILAAGPLFKFNEAVSFVINTKDQAETDYYWEALTKNGGEEGSCGWCKDKYGLSWQVVPTEYFELIHSSDPIVREKAMKNTLTQKKLILAELK; from the coding sequence ATGAGCACTCAAAAAATTACACCTTATCTGTGGGTAGAGAAAGATGCCAAAGCTGTAGCAGATTACTACCTATCCATTTTTAAGGACGGCAAGCTGAAAGATTCTCGCACGTTCGACGGTGATGAAAGTGGAAATGATGCTGGCATAACAACAGCTGTAATTGAAATTGCCGGAATGGAGTTCAGCATATTGGCGGCAGGTCCCCTGTTCAAATTTAATGAAGCAGTTTCCTTTGTTATCAATACAAAAGACCAGGCGGAAACGGATTATTATTGGGAAGCCCTTACTAAAAACGGTGGCGAGGAAGGCTCTTGCGGATGGTGTAAGGATAAGTATGGATTATCGTGGCAGGTGGTACCAACTGAATATTTTGAATTAATACATAGTTCTGACCCGATCGTAAGGGAAAAAGCAATGAAGAATACATTAACACAGAAAAAACTGATACTTGCAGAACTTAAATAA
- a CDS encoding TonB family protein, translated as MKTLLTLLLFVSTITSLYSQTNESDFREPTSIKEVSRQLGADTMVFYYNYNWHLVKSVCKTVFRVSRVDAALGTFTGQFVDYFSSDNKIAVEGNYSNGKKEGKFNIYFRNGYLEQSGNYVNNKKSGIWEYFYKDGTRQQILDFQENEVLIKEFWNEEGKKLVDAGNGEWFIYDSPEKFKKTSGEVLNGRKNGTWKTIVVIRNMTTNIEKYKEGKFLSGRLISMVGGSESYKDTVYCSIENTPKFLKAELFQVFRCFRNQEQTNNWELVKFDLNRPAGHLRGNQVMYEYIAVNIRYPFEARKGGYQGKVTVQVTIDINSKAKNISILKGVHPSLDDESLRIVNSIKEWTCALRDGQPYEETITIPITFTLDKAPQN; from the coding sequence ATGAAAACACTCCTGACATTGTTGCTCTTTGTTTCAACAATCACCAGTCTGTATTCCCAGACCAATGAATCAGATTTTAGAGAACCCACCTCAATAAAAGAAGTCAGTCGACAGCTGGGTGCTGACACAATGGTTTTTTACTACAATTACAACTGGCATTTGGTAAAGTCAGTCTGCAAGACAGTCTTCAGAGTTTCACGAGTAGACGCGGCCCTTGGAACTTTTACCGGACAATTCGTTGACTACTTTTCATCCGATAATAAAATAGCCGTTGAAGGAAACTATTCAAATGGAAAAAAGGAAGGGAAATTTAATATCTACTTCCGAAACGGATACCTTGAGCAGTCCGGGAATTATGTCAATAACAAGAAAAGTGGAATTTGGGAGTACTTCTATAAGGATGGTACCCGGCAACAAATACTGGACTTTCAGGAAAATGAAGTTCTGATTAAAGAGTTCTGGAATGAAGAAGGAAAGAAATTGGTCGATGCAGGAAACGGTGAATGGTTCATCTACGATTCACCGGAGAAATTCAAGAAAACCTCAGGCGAAGTTCTTAATGGAAGGAAAAATGGGACATGGAAAACTATAGTCGTCATCAGAAACATGACGACAAATATTGAAAAGTACAAAGAAGGCAAATTTTTAAGCGGGAGATTGATTTCAATGGTTGGAGGATCAGAGTCTTATAAAGATACCGTGTATTGTTCTATTGAGAATACTCCAAAGTTTTTGAAAGCAGAACTATTCCAGGTATTTCGCTGCTTCAGGAATCAGGAACAGACCAATAACTGGGAATTGGTGAAATTCGATCTTAACAGACCTGCAGGGCATCTCCGTGGAAATCAAGTAATGTACGAATACATTGCAGTAAACATAAGATATCCTTTTGAGGCGAGAAAAGGTGGGTATCAGGGAAAGGTAACTGTACAGGTAACAATAGACATAAACAGTAAAGCAAAAAACATTTCCATATTGAAAGGCGTACATCCATCTCTGGACGACGAGAGTCTTAGAATTGTAAACTCCATCAAGGAATGGACTTGCGCATTGCGTGATGGACAGCCATATGAAGAGACTATTACAATCCCCATAACTTTCACTCTGGATAAGGCGCCGCAAAATTGA
- the arr gene encoding NAD(+)--rifampin ADP-ribosyltransferase has product MEQANDPLNKPGATPFAQTYFHGTKSDLKVGHLIEPGFNSNYGKRKNAKYIFLTATLDAAIWGAELAFGEGRQRIYLVEPTGPIEDDPDLTDKKFPGNPSKSYRSTHPFKVVGEVTLWQGHPMEQVNMMKEHLEKLKQQGIDSLND; this is encoded by the coding sequence ATGGAGCAAGCAAACGATCCACTAAACAAACCAGGCGCAACACCTTTTGCGCAGACTTATTTTCATGGCACAAAGAGCGATCTAAAAGTAGGTCACCTTATCGAACCTGGATTCAATTCAAACTATGGAAAAAGGAAAAATGCGAAATACATATTCCTGACAGCAACACTGGACGCTGCTATCTGGGGAGCCGAACTTGCCTTTGGCGAAGGCCGGCAAAGGATCTATTTAGTCGAACCGACAGGTCCCATTGAAGATGATCCTGATCTTACAGACAAAAAGTTTCCGGGCAATCCGTCAAAATCCTATCGTTCCACTCATCCCTTTAAAGTTGTCGGAGAGGTTACTCTTTGGCAAGGTCATCCCATGGAGCAGGTGAACATGATGAAAGAACACCTTGAAAAACTTAAACAGCAGGGCATTGACTCCCTGAACGATTAG
- a CDS encoding dihydrofolate reductase yields the protein MRKIISFMHISLDGFVAGPNGEMDWIKVDEEIFDHGAKRIGEGDTALYGRVTYQMMESYWPTAADQPEASKHDIEHSKWYARVHKVVVSKTLKDRANTTIISDNLSNSINKIKQQPGNDILVFGSPAATHSLIELNLIDGYWLFVNPVVLGQGIPLFTNIKDKIKLKLLTTRQFTSGVTELNYLVDNSTERP from the coding sequence ATGAGAAAAATAATTTCATTTATGCACATCTCGCTCGACGGCTTTGTCGCAGGACCGAATGGAGAAATGGACTGGATCAAAGTTGATGAGGAGATCTTTGATCATGGCGCAAAGCGCATAGGTGAAGGCGACACTGCTTTATACGGAAGGGTAACCTATCAGATGATGGAAAGTTACTGGCCCACCGCAGCAGATCAGCCGGAAGCTTCCAAACACGATATCGAACATTCAAAGTGGTATGCCAGGGTTCACAAAGTTGTTGTCTCAAAAACTCTTAAAGACAGGGCAAACACAACAATTATCAGCGACAACCTATCAAACAGCATCAATAAAATAAAACAACAGCCCGGTAATGACATCCTCGTTTTTGGAAGTCCTGCCGCAACACACTCTCTCATTGAACTGAATTTAATTGACGGCTACTGGCTGTTTGTAAATCCGGTGGTTCTTGGACAAGGCATTCCATTGTTCACAAACATCAAAGACAAAATAAAACTGAAGTTATTGACCACGCGACAGTTTACAAGTGGGGTAACAGAGCTGAATTACTTAGTGGACAATAGCACCGAGCGACCTTAA
- a CDS encoding CPBP family intramembrane metalloprotease, whose amino-acid sequence MISPISDKRRILEITAVLITAAGKFIFMDYLNWRLPFVATATLVWISYIIYTGKTDKELLKYHGFRTDNFKAVAKMILPFGIVAIISFIAIGYYQSTLNLTWHIIPILITYPIWGTIQQYLLIALTLGNMQDLENQKINNPILIFGAALLFSALHYPDKWLMIGTFVLALFYGWIYSRKRNLYVLGIFHGVLGGLFYYTVLDRDPFIETMGKLFINK is encoded by the coding sequence ATGATATCTCCAATATCTGACAAAAGACGAATTCTGGAAATCACTGCTGTACTCATCACAGCCGCTGGAAAATTTATTTTTATGGATTACCTGAATTGGCGTCTTCCCTTTGTGGCAACAGCAACTTTAGTATGGATCAGTTATATCATTTATACCGGCAAAACCGACAAAGAACTATTAAAATACCATGGCTTCAGAACTGACAACTTCAAAGCCGTCGCGAAAATGATACTTCCCTTTGGCATCGTTGCAATCATCTCATTTATTGCAATAGGTTACTACCAAAGTACACTAAATCTCACCTGGCATATTATTCCGATACTGATCACCTACCCTATCTGGGGAACCATCCAGCAATACTTATTGATTGCTTTAACTCTCGGCAATATGCAGGATTTAGAAAATCAAAAGATAAACAATCCTATTCTGATTTTCGGCGCAGCGCTATTATTCTCGGCCCTTCATTATCCCGATAAGTGGTTGATGATTGGAACTTTTGTACTGGCGTTGTTCTATGGCTGGATATATTCAAGAAAAAGGAACCTTTATGTACTGGGGATATTCCATGGTGTTCTCGGTGGACTTTTCTACTACACGGTTTTAGATCGCGATCCATTTATCGAGACAATGGGGAAGCTCTTTATAAATAAGTAG
- a CDS encoding S41 family peptidase → MTYLSYSNWITIKRALPAIALLLLLQYHVVAQSPTTKLTKKEIAVTIDSISRKLNKNYVFPETATKMAGTLSANLKNGKYSALTNPEELARQLTIDLHEISKDKHLMVVYNPTIIARENALTDKDRANEEAEWAKELVSHLKQDNYGFKEVKILDGNIGYLDLREFVDPKYGSETLANAMDFLKNTNALLIDLRQNDGGSPEMVQLLASYFFSEHVHLGNHYNRPKNELTESWTLPNITGVRRPATDLYILTSSKTFSAAEAFSYELKQLKRATIVGEKTAGGAHLTGSVIATNKFYVRIPQGRTTSPVTNSNWEGIGVTPDIEVSANDALKTAQTKALERIKEH, encoded by the coding sequence ATGACATATCTCTCCTATTCAAACTGGATCACCATTAAACGCGCCCTTCCTGCCATAGCCTTGCTCCTGCTTTTACAGTATCACGTTGTCGCACAGTCGCCCACAACCAAACTGACTAAAAAAGAGATTGCCGTTACAATAGACTCTATCAGTCGCAAGCTGAATAAGAACTATGTGTTTCCCGAGACAGCGACTAAAATGGCGGGAACTCTCAGCGCCAATCTTAAGAATGGTAAATACTCTGCACTGACAAATCCCGAAGAACTTGCGCGTCAACTTACCATTGATCTTCATGAAATAAGCAAGGACAAACACCTGATGGTGGTTTACAACCCAACGATCATTGCCCGGGAAAATGCCTTAACTGATAAAGACAGGGCAAACGAAGAAGCCGAATGGGCCAAAGAGCTGGTAAGTCACTTAAAGCAGGACAACTATGGATTCAAAGAAGTAAAGATTCTTGATGGCAACATTGGATATCTTGATCTGAGAGAGTTCGTCGATCCGAAATATGGCAGCGAAACGCTTGCCAACGCAATGGACTTCCTCAAGAATACAAATGCACTCCTCATCGATCTGCGTCAAAACGATGGCGGTTCACCAGAAATGGTTCAGCTTCTGGCAAGCTACTTCTTCTCCGAACATGTTCACCTCGGCAATCACTATAACCGTCCAAAAAATGAGCTCACTGAATCATGGACGCTACCCAACATAACAGGCGTGCGAAGACCCGCAACAGATCTATACATATTAACCAGCAGCAAGACATTCTCTGCTGCAGAGGCATTTAGTTATGAACTAAAGCAATTGAAACGCGCAACGATCGTGGGTGAAAAGACCGCAGGCGGAGCACATCTGACAGGATCAGTCATAGCAACCAATAAGTTTTACGTCAGGATACCTCAGGGTCGCACAACAAGTCCGGTGACAAATTCAAACTGGGAAGGGATTGGTGTAACACCTGATATTGAAGTGAGCGCCAATGATGCCTTGAAAACTGCCCAGACAAAAGCTCTTGAGCGCATAAAAGAACACTAG
- a CDS encoding alpha/beta hydrolase: MTTKILIGLLLTISFNLLGQKIEYSLSIPGDTTQNYYVTVYPKDKIKGAIVLLPGFGELPKQILIESDIYKYTSNAGYLTIIPALGDRSFFYIDNPSHEKLNQFVDEMFKKYNLNESTFFIGGHSFGGTMAVQYAQRAYLEKSTLKKPAGVFATDPPLDIERLYGCMTTTNRPTKNPVSVQEDNYISNRIKLEFNNDPKTNPEFFWNVSPYSQSDPEHRSLKTFLTVPVRIYNEPDINWYLDNRNLDFYCINSLDSAAMINWLRSLGNSKAELIISTNKGYRVTQKRRHPHSWSIIDGQELIGWITKTTIKKG, from the coding sequence ATGACGACAAAAATTCTGATTGGCCTTCTCCTGACTATCTCATTCAACCTGCTGGGACAAAAAATTGAGTACTCTCTTTCCATACCGGGAGACACAACACAAAACTATTACGTGACCGTTTACCCAAAGGACAAAATAAAGGGTGCCATAGTATTACTTCCGGGATTTGGCGAATTGCCAAAACAAATATTGATCGAGTCAGACATCTATAAATATACAAGTAACGCCGGCTATCTGACAATCATACCCGCGCTTGGAGATCGGTCATTTTTCTATATCGACAATCCTTCTCATGAAAAACTAAATCAGTTTGTCGATGAAATGTTTAAGAAGTATAACCTGAACGAAAGCACATTCTTTATAGGCGGCCATTCCTTTGGCGGAACCATGGCAGTTCAGTATGCTCAACGAGCGTATTTAGAAAAATCAACATTAAAAAAGCCGGCAGGTGTATTTGCCACTGACCCCCCACTGGATATCGAACGACTCTATGGTTGTATGACCACAACCAACCGCCCCACTAAGAATCCGGTTTCGGTTCAGGAAGACAATTATATATCCAATAGAATCAAACTGGAATTCAATAATGACCCGAAAACAAATCCTGAATTCTTCTGGAATGTTTCACCCTATTCGCAAAGTGACCCTGAACACAGATCACTGAAAACATTCCTGACAGTTCCTGTAAGAATTTACAACGAGCCGGACATCAATTGGTACCTGGACAACAGGAACCTCGATTTCTATTGCATCAATTCTCTTGACAGTGCAGCAATGATAAACTGGTTAAGAAGCTTAGGGAATTCAAAGGCTGAATTAATAATATCAACTAATAAAGGCTATCGTGTAACCCAAAAAAGAAGACATCCCCACTCGTGGTCAATTATTGATGGACAGGAGTTAATCGGCTGGATAACTAAAACGACTATTAAAAAAGGATAA
- a CDS encoding beta-lactamase family protein produces MRAILFLPALFLNLLLAAQPALHIDKIKLDKKIDSLFSSYNRKSSPGFAITVLVDGKVISKKSYGMASLEFGIPLTHNTIVGIPYSEGREFISIAAALMEKDNILKLENKVRQYFPKLPAWSEIVTIQDLLNHSSGFCDEWATLVLTQASMSNRLDVSQFLSFLYNQPDPQVEPGKGYMYSNSDFGLLRLILEKASGENLSAYLKRKVFTPLGMSSTQMRNNKEELIPNHALSYYSDDDKKYFVWLRDKTSPGGNYMMLTSAADLEKWAAAHNDANSFISKAVVRLKQFSRPIPAQEGTNYVFGQKVKKIGEHEMIVHQGVSGYSYLARVPDSKLTVICLGNNLRNPFAERINNFVSQLLNVKSPAATAKKVFPSKALPTTNAELQKYAGTYRWLNQLTFQSSLETKKYVIHKIVGDSLFLEFSASEFFPFIKVGDNIFKDPDFPIWSVFSQAHPDSAMEVTVYKQDDNPETWHWKKEMNAKKQYSKEQLQKLTGKYYSKHLDFYWTIVMNEDGNLVVKRPTIADKLLEPFFDNEFKLTIEFREDDESRVWIQFYYNEAGEAIWFDVHNPRLLHHRFDKVKN; encoded by the coding sequence ATGAGAGCAATACTTTTCCTGCCGGCACTATTTTTAAATCTCTTGCTTGCCGCTCAACCTGCTTTGCATATTGATAAAATAAAGCTGGATAAAAAGATTGATTCACTCTTCAGTTCTTACAACAGAAAAAGTTCCCCCGGATTCGCCATCACTGTTCTTGTTGATGGAAAAGTGATCTCTAAAAAAAGCTATGGCATGGCCAGTCTTGAATTTGGCATTCCATTAACACACAACACTATTGTAGGCATCCCCTATTCAGAAGGCAGGGAGTTTATTTCCATCGCCGCGGCACTCATGGAAAAAGACAACATTCTGAAACTGGAAAACAAAGTGCGTCAGTATTTTCCCAAGCTGCCTGCCTGGAGTGAAATAGTAACGATACAGGATTTACTAAATCACAGCAGTGGCTTCTGCGATGAGTGGGCAACATTGGTGCTTACACAGGCAAGCATGAGTAACCGACTGGATGTGTCCCAGTTCCTGTCCTTTCTATACAATCAGCCCGACCCGCAGGTGGAGCCGGGCAAAGGCTACATGTATTCCAATTCTGATTTTGGCTTGCTTCGTCTTATTCTGGAAAAAGCCTCAGGAGAAAATCTATCAGCCTACTTAAAACGAAAAGTTTTTACGCCGCTGGGTATGTCATCAACACAAATGCGCAATAACAAGGAAGAACTAATTCCTAATCATGCGTTATCATACTATTCCGATGATGATAAAAAATATTTTGTATGGCTAAGAGATAAAACTTCTCCGGGTGGTAACTATATGATGCTGACGTCTGCCGCAGATTTGGAAAAATGGGCTGCCGCACATAACGATGCTAACTCTTTTATTTCGAAAGCTGTGGTGCGGTTAAAACAATTCTCCAGGCCCATACCTGCTCAGGAAGGCACTAATTATGTCTTTGGCCAAAAGGTTAAAAAAATCGGAGAGCATGAAATGATCGTACACCAGGGTGTCAGTGGTTACTCCTATTTAGCCCGTGTGCCCGATTCAAAACTTACTGTTATTTGCCTGGGAAATAATCTTAGAAATCCTTTCGCTGAAAGAATTAACAACTTTGTAAGCCAGCTGCTGAATGTGAAATCACCGGCTGCCACTGCCAAAAAAGTATTTCCTTCAAAAGCGTTACCCACCACCAATGCTGAACTGCAAAAGTATGCAGGCACTTACCGATGGCTCAATCAACTTACCTTTCAAAGCTCTTTGGAAACAAAGAAATATGTTATTCATAAAATTGTTGGCGACAGTCTGTTTCTGGAGTTCTCCGCCAGTGAGTTTTTCCCTTTTATTAAAGTAGGTGACAATATTTTTAAAGACCCTGATTTTCCCATCTGGTCAGTTTTTTCACAAGCTCATCCTGATTCTGCTATGGAAGTAACTGTTTATAAGCAGGACGATAATCCTGAAACATGGCATTGGAAAAAAGAAATGAATGCCAAAAAACAGTATTCAAAAGAGCAACTGCAGAAACTCACTGGTAAATATTACAGCAAGCACCTGGATTTTTACTGGACGATTGTCATGAATGAGGATGGGAATTTGGTGGTAAAACGTCCCACGATTGCTGATAAACTACTGGAACCATTTTTTGACAATGAATTCAAACTCACAATAGAATTCAGGGAAGACGATGAATCAAGAGTCTGGATACAGTTCTATTACAACGAAGCCGGAGAAGCAATCTGGTTTGATGTTCACAACCCGAGGTTATTGCATCATAGGTTCGATAAAGTAAAAAATTGA